A portion of the Bubalus kerabau isolate K-KA32 ecotype Philippines breed swamp buffalo chromosome 1, PCC_UOA_SB_1v2, whole genome shotgun sequence genome contains these proteins:
- the DNASE2 gene encoding deoxyribonuclease-2-alpha encodes MATLSSLLLTALLWVPVGTLTCYGDSGQPVDWFVVYKLPAHTESGDATQNGLRYKYFDEHSEDWSDGVGFINSTTGAVGRSLLPLYRNNNSQLAFVLYNDQPPKSSESKDSSSRGHTKGVLLLDQEGGFWLIHSVPNFPPRASSAAYSWPPGAQKYGQTLICVSFPLTQFLDISKQLTYTYPLVYDHRLEGDFAQKFPYLEEVIKGHHVRQGPWNSSVTLTSKKGATFQSFAKFGNFGDDLYSGWLAEALGSTLQVQFWQRSSGILPSNCSGAQHVFDVTQTAFPGPAGPAFNATEDHSKWCVTPKGPWACVGDMNRNQREEHRGGGTLCAQMLWKAFKPLVKAWEPCEKKSRAFSLGSPAGLWT; translated from the exons ATGGCCACGCTGAGCTCGCTGCTGTTAACCGCGCTGCTCTGGGTCCCTGTAGGAACCCTGACCTGCTACGGGGACTCGGGGCAGCCTGTGGACTG GTTCGTCGTTTACAAGCTGCCGGCCCACACAGAGTCGGGAGATGCGACGCAGAACGGGCTGCGGTACAAGTACTTTGACGAACACTCAGAGGACTGGAGCGACGGCGTGGGGTTCATCAATAGCACCACCGGCGCCGTGGGCCGCAGCCTGCTGCCGCTGTACCGAAACAACAACAGCCAG CTCGCCTTTGTGCTCTACAATGACCAACCGCCTAAATCCAGCGAGTCTAAGGACTCTTCCAGTCGTGGGCACACGAAGG GTGTTCTGCTCCTGGACCAAGAAGGGGGCTTCTGGTTGATCCACAGCGTTCCGAACTTCCCTCCACGTGCCTCCTCTGCTGCGTACAGCTGGCCTCCTGGTGCCCAAAAATATGGGCAGACCCTGATCTGTGTATCTTTTCCTCTCACCCAGTTCCTGGATATCA GCAAACAGCTGACCTATACCTACCCACTCGTATATGACCACAGGCTGGAAGGGGACTTCGCCCAGAAATTCCCCTACCTGGAGGAGGTAATCAAGGGCCATCACGTTCGCCAGGGACCGTGGAACAGCAGTGTGACACTCACATCAAAGAAAGGAGCCACATTCCAGAGCTTTGCCAAATTTGGAAACTTTGGAGATG ACCTGTACTCTGGCTGGCTGGCGGAAGCCCTTGGCAGTACCCTGCAGGTCCAATTCTGGCAAAGATCTTCCGGTATCCTGCCCTCCAACTGCTCTGGGGCCCAGCATGTATTTGACGTGACTCAGACAGCTTTCCCTGGGCCAGCTGGGCCAGCCTTCAATGCCACAGAAGACCATTCCAAGTGGTGTGTAACCCCAAAAGGGCCCTGGGCCTGTGTGGGTGACATGAATCGGAACCAAAGAGAGGAGCACCGGGGTGGGGGCACTCTGTGTGCCCAGATGCTCTGGAAGGCCTTCAAGCCTCTGGTGAAGGCCTGGGAgccctgtgaaaagaagagcaggGCCTTCTCTCTAGGAAGCCCAGCAGGActgtggacttga